One window of the Microtus ochrogaster isolate Prairie Vole_2 chromosome 10, MicOch1.0, whole genome shotgun sequence genome contains the following:
- the LOC101983342 gene encoding olfactory receptor 2A12-like — MWMIPEQNQSWVSEFILLGFSSDPMTNNILFIVFLLIYLNSVLGNGLIILLICLDTHLHTPMYFFLCILATLDMGYVTTTMPQMLVNLLAHSKTISFAGCWMQMYVFSALGITECTFFVVMAYDRYVAICYPLRYTVILNWGLCIRLASGSLVCGFLSALLHTFFTMSLPYCGPNKVNHYFCEGPSVRSLACMDTHLIEMVDLVLSVFVVVTPISLIVASYIYIVMAIMKIKSTQARFKAFSTCASHLTVVTFFYGPASYIYMRPNSSYSPEKDKQISLFYNTFTALLNPMVYSLRNKDIKRAFLKVMANGRMNL, encoded by the coding sequence ATGTGGATGATTCCAGAGCAGAACCAAAGCTGGGTTTCAGAGTTTATCCTGCTTGGCTTCTCCAGTGACCCCATGACCAATAACATCCTCTTCATTGTGTTCCTTCTCATCTACCTGAACTCAGTCCTGGGCAATGGGCTCATCATCCTGCTGATCTGCCtggacacacatctgcacactcccatgtacttcttcctctgtaTACTCGCCACGTTGGATATGGGCTATGTCACCACCACTATGCCCCAGATGTTGGTGAATCTTCTTGCTCACTCTAAGACCATCTCCTTTGCTGGCTGCTGGATGCAGATGTATGTGTTTAGTGCCCTGGGTATAACTGAGTGCACCTTTTTTGTTGTCATGGCTTATGACAGATATGTGGCCATTTGCTACCCACTACGCTATACTGTCATCCTCAACTGGGGACTGTGCATACGACTGGCATCTGGGTCTTTAGTCTGtggtttcctctctgctttgttACATACATTCTTCACCATGAGTCTGCCATATTGTGGGCCCAACAAGGTCAACCACTATTTCTGTGAAGGCCCTTCAGTGCGTAGCCTGGCTTGCATGGATACCCACCTTATCGAGATGGTAGACCTGGTActgagtgtttttgttgttgttacccCAATTTCTCTAATAGTGGCCTCCTATATTTATATTGTCATGGCAATTATGAAGATCAAGTCCACCCAAGCCCGTTTCAAGGCTTTCTctacctgtgcctcccacctgaCTGTGGTCACATTCTTCTATGGTCCAGCCTCTTACATCTACATGAGACCCAACTCTAGCTACTCCCCTGagaaagacaagcagatctcACTCTTTTATAATACCTTCACTGCCTTGCTTAACCCCATGGTCTACAGTCTGAGGAACAAAGACATCAAGAGGGCATTTCTCAAGGTGATGGCAAATGGTAGGATGAACTTGTGA